Proteins encoded by one window of Cyanobium sp. NS01:
- a CDS encoding BRO family protein — protein MSNTSALVPYLFEGHRIRVSTDQHGEAWIVVADACAALDESPMVWARANRRDEEHCLHSEEGPGAGGFTLALINEATLLRRLLNSDNPSAPRMRRWLTHELLPALQRRQEGNRELRRRSIEAIRRQTAAEVLRGADEIIHLTGVSHAEALLSVLEEIQTNSSPAAADVKQRVSQRAGVAWLTADQLADRLDGTLRHTYLRLAAAGLQQRNEDDDWQLTEAGRDWGVALPLCSQGERRQQILWDPAVVALLESER, from the coding sequence ATGAGCAACACGTCAGCTCTGGTGCCCTACCTGTTCGAGGGGCACCGCATCCGGGTGAGCACCGATCAACACGGCGAGGCCTGGATCGTCGTCGCCGATGCCTGCGCCGCGCTGGACGAGAGCCCGATGGTCTGGGCCAGGGCGAACCGACGCGATGAGGAGCACTGCCTCCATTCAGAGGAGGGTCCCGGCGCCGGTGGTTTCACCCTGGCGCTGATCAACGAAGCCACGCTGCTACGCAGGCTGCTGAACAGCGACAACCCCAGCGCACCGCGGATGCGGCGCTGGCTCACCCACGAGCTGCTGCCCGCCCTGCAGCGCCGGCAAGAGGGCAACAGGGAGCTGCGGCGACGCAGCATCGAGGCGATCCGCAGGCAGACCGCAGCCGAGGTACTGCGCGGAGCCGACGAGATCATCCACCTCACCGGCGTATCCCATGCCGAGGCCCTACTCAGCGTCCTGGAGGAGATCCAGACCAACAGCAGTCCCGCCGCCGCTGACGTGAAGCAACGCGTCTCGCAGCGCGCAGGGGTGGCCTGGCTGACGGCTGATCAGTTAGCTGACCGACTGGATGGCACGCTCCGCCACACCTACCTGCGGCTCGCTGCCGCCGGATTGCAGCAGCGCAACGAGGACGACGACTGGCAGCTCACAGAAGCCGGTCGCGACTGGGGCGTCGCCCTGCCGCTCTGCAGTCAGGGAGAGCGCCGCCAGCAGATCCTCTGGGATCCGGCCGTGGTGGCGTTACTGGAGAGTGAAAGATGA
- a CDS encoding helix-turn-helix transcriptional regulator: protein MSTEYRYIEAKQLEAGQQFGRMLRRWRELNNWTQYTAYKWAKEAGFEVMAPSTLSVFENGKAPKPRPESFFALAEVNRRLAARDFSGVRTRALKDLISQAKPLVDDEERVWGPAEFWSCHLGLLPVPSAYQAPVLPAQPEVDAAEAAKLSEQWRGQLAQTAKQHGIGVMEALSSAAKAAPAKQRQAFQAMLAGFEPYSAEQLQGMWDGEAWLPQRWLQEWSTKSGAS from the coding sequence ATGTCCACTGAGTACCGGTACATCGAGGCCAAGCAGCTCGAAGCCGGTCAGCAGTTCGGTCGGATGCTGAGGCGCTGGCGGGAGCTGAACAACTGGACCCAGTACACGGCCTACAAGTGGGCCAAGGAGGCCGGCTTTGAAGTGATGGCTCCCAGCACCCTGAGCGTGTTCGAGAACGGCAAGGCGCCCAAGCCCCGCCCGGAGAGCTTCTTTGCCCTCGCCGAGGTGAATCGCCGCCTGGCCGCCAGGGATTTCAGTGGCGTGCGCACCCGCGCCCTCAAGGACCTGATCAGCCAGGCCAAGCCCCTGGTGGATGACGAGGAGCGGGTGTGGGGCCCAGCGGAGTTCTGGAGTTGCCACCTGGGCCTGTTGCCTGTGCCGAGCGCCTACCAGGCGCCCGTGCTGCCGGCCCAGCCAGAGGTCGATGCCGCAGAAGCGGCGAAGCTGAGCGAGCAGTGGCGTGGCCAGCTGGCGCAGACCGCCAAGCAGCACGGTATCGGCGTGATGGAGGCACTGAGTTCCGCCGCCAAGGCGGCGCCAGCCAAGCAGCGGCAGGCCTTTCAGGCGATGCTGGCCGGCTTTGAGCCGTACTCCGCCGAGCAGCTGCAGGGCATGTGGGACGGAGAGGCGTGGCTGCCGCAGCGCTGGCTGCAGGAATGGTCCACCAAGTCGGGCGCCAGCTGA
- a CDS encoding AAA family ATPase, with amino-acid sequence MASADPASAPAQACIDHAAAQQFLSLLGKNPASARLRAFPHRANPAKGVIGARKGPFDLELADQWQREGRGVYLVINDGGDRKNEITACRALFVEWDDRPIAWQLSAWRELGLPEPSLIVLSGGKSAHCYWLLHRPIPPQEWAPLQAELIAYAGGDPHCKDASRVMRLPGCWYVDAAGESTALVELVHVSGQRYAPEDIALALLPDEFAEPAAGTAPQHEIPLEQPSESPGTGIPLPELGDEDFGSTRPLEQIRAALAAIPRRVAGSNTYADYRNLLWGLIQACEQVGHDRELAIALMEAHSPSASCGWDIRQVASSGGEEISAATFWFHARQHGWLPPQPAHTPRPPGAQTTGSRRNQGDTGGRHPGGKGSEHSSNARGAKGAGSGVGPQRFSPRPDTRVRWGKVHLPINRRLNALEHCIRSLVGRERNSLRRSARVREAHSALQLKTALRLQEIGQLILEAHDLRNGNRFRGLDQAERLAMPQPVVEWEIPGCIPRRDLSIVGGRAKVGKTRLVHALARCLLCAEDFLGFGGPEEPRPVILVTDDQGDGDTAQMLQQLGIWDHPLLLWSRRFRATEANLDALLACLAAHPGAVVILDSLRSITRSCCFGENDPEMGSLIYDLKHQITDAGGTLLLIHHCNKANDTTGTEALSGHNAIAGAANTILTLHYLAKGNRLIKDSPQRRLVREARSGPPADLVVAIDGNTGTFARLGTYDDLQEQQEQESDLDRAGQRLRKANEKQQEALRYLQALHASGLAGIGLLELLQAIGMAPAEARLKRDLEGEALSTYNALGRFLSKLDGLVTTTRVGTSGQSYYLRYGLSDAGAEWLAREFDL; translated from the coding sequence ATGGCCAGCGCTGATCCAGCCTCCGCCCCCGCACAGGCCTGCATCGACCACGCCGCCGCCCAGCAGTTCCTCTCCCTGCTGGGCAAGAACCCTGCCAGCGCCCGGCTGCGCGCCTTCCCCCACCGCGCCAACCCCGCCAAGGGTGTGATCGGCGCCCGCAAAGGCCCCTTTGACCTCGAGCTGGCGGACCAGTGGCAGCGGGAAGGCCGCGGCGTCTACCTGGTGATCAACGACGGCGGTGACCGCAAGAACGAGATCACCGCTTGCCGTGCCCTGTTCGTGGAGTGGGACGACCGGCCGATCGCCTGGCAGCTGAGCGCCTGGCGAGAGCTGGGACTGCCCGAGCCCTCGCTGATCGTGCTCAGCGGCGGCAAGTCAGCCCACTGCTACTGGCTGCTGCACCGCCCCATCCCGCCGCAGGAGTGGGCACCGCTGCAGGCGGAGCTGATCGCCTATGCCGGCGGCGATCCCCACTGCAAGGACGCCTCGCGGGTGATGCGGCTGCCGGGCTGCTGGTACGTGGATGCCGCGGGTGAGTCCACCGCTCTGGTGGAGCTGGTGCACGTGAGCGGCCAGCGCTACGCGCCGGAGGACATCGCCCTGGCGCTGCTGCCCGATGAGTTCGCCGAACCCGCTGCAGGCACCGCACCGCAACACGAGATTCCGCTGGAGCAGCCCAGCGAGAGCCCAGGCACTGGCATTCCGCTGCCTGAGCTGGGCGACGAGGACTTCGGGTCAACCCGGCCGCTAGAGCAGATCCGCGCTGCCCTGGCGGCCATCCCTCGCCGCGTGGCGGGCAGCAACACCTACGCCGACTACCGCAACCTTCTCTGGGGACTGATCCAGGCCTGCGAGCAGGTCGGCCACGACCGTGAGCTGGCGATCGCCCTGATGGAGGCCCACAGCCCATCGGCCAGCTGCGGCTGGGACATCCGCCAGGTGGCCAGCTCGGGCGGCGAGGAGATCAGCGCCGCCACCTTCTGGTTCCATGCCCGTCAGCACGGCTGGTTGCCGCCGCAGCCGGCCCACACCCCAAGGCCTCCTGGGGCGCAGACCACAGGCAGCCGCCGAAACCAGGGCGACACCGGCGGGCGCCATCCCGGTGGCAAGGGCAGCGAGCACAGCAGCAATGCCAGGGGCGCCAAGGGAGCTGGGTCTGGAGTTGGTCCGCAACGCTTCTCGCCTCGACCCGACACCCGGGTGCGCTGGGGAAAGGTGCACCTACCGATCAACCGCCGACTCAACGCCTTGGAACACTGCATCCGCTCCCTGGTGGGGCGTGAGCGCAACAGCCTGCGTCGCTCCGCCCGCGTGCGCGAGGCCCATTCAGCCCTCCAACTCAAGACCGCCCTGCGGCTGCAGGAGATCGGCCAGCTGATCCTCGAGGCCCACGACCTGCGCAACGGCAACCGCTTCCGCGGTCTTGATCAGGCCGAGCGCTTGGCGATGCCGCAACCGGTTGTGGAGTGGGAGATCCCCGGCTGCATCCCGCGCCGCGACCTCTCGATCGTGGGCGGCCGGGCCAAGGTGGGCAAGACGCGGCTGGTGCATGCCCTGGCCCGCTGCCTGCTCTGCGCCGAGGACTTTCTGGGCTTCGGGGGGCCAGAGGAACCGCGGCCGGTGATCCTGGTGACCGATGACCAGGGGGACGGCGACACCGCCCAGATGCTGCAGCAGCTGGGGATCTGGGATCACCCGTTGCTGCTCTGGTCGCGCCGCTTTCGCGCCACCGAGGCCAACCTCGATGCCCTGCTGGCCTGCCTGGCCGCACATCCCGGCGCGGTGGTGATCCTCGACTCGCTGCGCTCGATCACCCGTAGCTGCTGCTTTGGCGAAAACGACCCCGAGATGGGCTCGCTGATCTACGACCTCAAGCACCAGATCACCGATGCCGGCGGCACGTTGCTGCTGATCCACCACTGCAACAAGGCCAACGACACCACCGGTACCGAGGCCCTCTCCGGCCACAACGCCATCGCCGGCGCGGCCAACACGATTCTCACCCTGCACTACCTGGCCAAGGGCAATCGGCTGATCAAGGATTCGCCCCAGCGACGCCTGGTGCGCGAGGCCCGCTCCGGGCCGCCGGCGGATCTGGTGGTGGCGATTGACGGCAACACCGGAACCTTCGCGCGGCTCGGCACCTACGACGACCTGCAGGAGCAGCAGGAGCAGGAGAGCGATCTCGATCGCGCCGGCCAGAGGCTGCGCAAGGCCAATGAGAAGCAGCAGGAGGCCCTGCGTTACCTCCAGGCCCTGCATGCCAGCGGTCTGGCTGGCATCGGTCTGCTGGAGCTGCTGCAGGCGATCGGCATGGCGCCGGCGGAGGCGCGCTTGAAAC